The DNA sequence aaaaagggctTATCTTATGAAAATTGTAGTATTACTCAAATTTACGTACCGCATTACAAAATTAACTACCGATTCTTTATTTTAACAAAACTACCTAACTAAAGATGGGTATTTCAAAAGTAATTAAAGTCAAAATTTTTAATTCAACTCGCATCCGTATTTACTAGGGTATCTATATCGAATTAGAGGATATCTGAATTTGAATTATTTGATCTGAATAGATAATCAACTATGAGAAATGTGATACCTAAATTTGAGTGATGTTAAGGCTATTTGATCGTATCGGACAATTTGAATTCGGCCATTTGATCTAAAAATCTATTGATTCAAGGGATTTTTTTAAGGAATATTTTGGTTTGAATCAATAGAAAATGGGGATCAATTCAAAGGTGAATTGATCGATTCTCAATCCGATTCAAAGATTTTTAAACCTTGCAATTCAGGCGATCAACCAAGTGAAGTGTGGAGTCTTTGTGGGGATGTGGTGACAAtcaaggaggaaagagaagagctGAGAGAGAACAAGTGAAGGAAATCATGAGCGAAATACAAGGGGTGCACCCAATTTTCTAGCTAGCCGAAGGATTATATTGATCTCCTTTATTTTGATGGGAATATTATGAGCCTAGAAATCACATTGAGAAATGCTCCATTGTTACGCAGGGTGGAATCCAAATTTGAGTCTTGCACTTTTCCTCACATTCTTAGAGAGATTTCCAATATGACTGACTCGTTCACTCAAAAGGCCACATGTCCTGTGCGAGTTGGACTAAATGACCtatatgttgttgttgttttttttttttttttttgataaatgacCTATATCTACTCCTTGGCTGAACCCaagtaatcttgtaattttcataagaaaatacctttttaaataaatgaaacagAAAAGCAAACAGAAGAAAAGACCGGGAAAGTGCTCCTCCTTTGAAATTAAGAAGCCTGAAGACAATGTTGCCCCTGCGTACTCTCGGGGGCAAAATGACCGCCCGGCCCATGAAAGACGGGAATTCCGCCGCTGTTGTGCACTTGTGCTTTCGCATTCATGCTACTCAACCGCCACGGAACCTCACCGAGCTCATGTGGCTTATCAGAGGCGGAATTTCACCCATTTTTATGATTAGGGTTTATCTTTCAATCCCTAATAATCACCCACTTCTCAAATCCCGTCCATCTTTGCAGAACCCTAAAACTCACTGAACCAATGTCCTGTGTGTGTCTGTGTTGATTCTGATGTTAGAGACAAGAAGCAGGGGAAGGAACAATATGGAAGATGATAGTGGCACAGAAAAAACGAAAATTCGAAGAACCAGTGAGGATGTGGACTTAATTAGTGATCTACCGGATTCCGTTTTGTGCCAAATTCTTGACTTTCTTCCTACCACCATTGATGCTATGAGATCGAGCTTTGTAAGCAAGAGATGGGAATCTTTATGGACCTCTATTCCAGTTATTATCTTAGACGAGAGACATTTTGTCGAAAATGTCTGTGAGGTAACTTTACAGGAGCAGAAGAACTTCGCTGATTTTGTTGAACGGTTTATTACCTTTCATGGAGATATGAAGTTATCGGAGCTCTGGCTACGGTTCGATATCAGAAGATATCTCAAGTTTTCTTCTCGTGCTGAAACATGGGTACGTACTGTGATGACTACTGATGCTAGAACCATTGACTTAAATTTCACCGGAAATACCTTGGCTTTGGCAGACATGGAGCAGGATATGTACACTTTAACTCCATGTCGTTTCCCATCCAGATCATTGAAAgttttaagaataaaatattGTAAGCTTAGACTCTTGCAGAACACTAGCTTTATCTCTCTTCAAACCGTAACTTTGGCAGCGGTAAAATTATCTGATTCCACAGTTAATGCTCTGATATCTTGTTCTCCATGCCTAGAAGAATTGATACTACAGTGCTGCTTTGTTCCTGATTCTTTTCTACTTGAAGCTCCTGAATCACATCTGAAGTGCATAGTGGTTGATAACTGTTTTACTAGAGGAAAGAAATTCATTGAACATTTCTCTATAGATATTCCAAGCCTTCAGAGCTTTAAGTATGAGGGGATTATAAAAGATGTTTCTGTGAAGGACTCGAGGAATCTGATTGATGCTGAAATTGAAGAGAATTTTAAGTACTGTGGGTTTCCAAATCATGAATACAACATGATATGTGAGCTATTCAAGGGTCTTCGTCATGTCCATTCTCTAACACTATCTAGCTGGTTGTATATTGAGGTATGTTTCTTATTTGGATAATTATGTTGGATGTATTGGAtttaattgaattgaattgaattcatGTGCCATGGAAATGTTATGACCCCATGATATGGCAATGCCCACCTAAATGATGGGCCTTCATGTTGAACTCCACCATATTGATAcacatttgcatttttttttctttcatgtaaATTGTTATTTAGGTCTATGTTATTCCTGAActgtttttttctccctcttctattTTCAGTGCAACTAACTTGAACTCTCAAGATCGTGTCCCTTACTGTTTTTGTAGTTCTACTCTATGATACCATGATTTGTATCTTATTGGTTCTCTGAATGAATTACTTAGCTCAAGAAAATTGAAGGATTTGAGGCCAAAATGGCCAAATTTTGAGATTGCAAGCAAGtagaattattatattttttttttttttgggaatggCATATTGTCATTTATTGGATTGAAAATATATAGCACGGAATGCTCCCCAAACAGGGAAGAAGCCATAGGTTGTTATTTAGGCTCTGCACTTCTGACGTACAAGGAAAGCCTGAATGGCCTTACGATTGAGCGAGTTACTGGATTTGCAACTTGTGAGGAGCACTCCTCGAAAGGCTGAACAATGAAAATAGTATACTGAATAATCAGTGTAATTTTGGCTGGGAGTCCGGGACAGTGCTGGCTGTGGGAAAGAATGCTGATTGCCTTGACAATGGGCAAAACAATTGCTTTCAACCACGATCTTGTCGAGCCCTTCCCTAGCCACTTTGAGAAGGGCATACACAATACTGAGACCCTTAGCCACTAAGACAGAAAGTTTAGATATCTGATTAAAGCAGCCTCCCTGATGTAGATCAAGTCCACAACTGGATCTCCAAAGTTGGTTCACAACTATccaactttttccttttctttctctaatcCAGCAGTCTATTTTGAGGTTGTTGGCCAGCCACTTGGTAGGCGATAATTTCCCAGATTTTATCAGATCTGGTGGAGCCCAGCCAAGTGTCTTGTTGGCTTGAATATTTTCTCGTGGCAGAGTTTTTTGTTGCGAGAAATTGTGGGTCCCATAGAGCAGCTTGCGAGGAGAATAATATTTAGGAGTGACAtgtgaaaaataaaagtttGCGTGAGAGAAACAAAACACAAGGAAAGCTGCCTTGCGTGGACTCTTTTGAAgactttattcattttttttatcttagtTTCTAGTTAAGAAGTTTCCCTTATACTTAATTTCTATTTTCGCAGTGGTTAGAATGTCTGTTCGATAggtttctctttttattttcttgtgattACGAGGCATACACACATGGACTTGGACTAGTttcttattttgtatttttcaatttttttattaatacaaGATGAATGGGAGATCAGCCCTAAAGATTtgatttgtgaaaaaaaaaaaaaaaaaaaaatgaacttgcTCTGTTGATCATGACAACTGTGAGAAGCAGTCAAGTGGGAAAATTTCCTGGGAGGTGACAGGCCCTTCCCTTTCCTATCCTTTCTTCTCTGTTTATCTTTCAGTTTTCTTTATTCCTACAACCGTTCTGTTTGGAGACCATCCAGATTTATGTTCAAGGTCGCTGATATGCTGTGGATGTTCCATTGAGTTCTCCAAGAAATTATGTGAGTAAAGATTGGTTTATACCCTAAGCATTACTTGTTTGGTTCCCTGCTGTTGTCGGTTGTCAAGCCAACTTTAGAGCAAGTTGGTATCTTCTTTAATGTTTATCGGTTGGAAGAGTTGGTAATGTAAAGCTAGTTCACCCTAGGTAAACAAGCTCCAATAATACAACTCTCAACCAAGGTCAATTCTGATTTCAGATTAGTGAGGCAAGTAGTACACCAATAGGGCCTAAGGGAAAGCTGAACTTTAACTCACAATTAGGAGAGTAATGGGGTGATCAAACCTGATTAGAAGAGTTCTCAAATTTCTGCTGGAGATACCCTAATAGAGGCTGAATCAGATCTGAAGTGGACTGGTTGAACCAACAATTGACCCCACCAGAATTTAGTGTTTCAACAGTGAAAGAGAGAAATCCTGCGGCTTCCAAACGAAGCCTCAGATGGCCTTCAAGTCTTGGTTGAAGAAGGCTTTTGAGGGGCCTCAACAAAACCCCAGAAGGCCTTGGCAAGAGGCCTGCTGGTTAGGGAGATACAACCAAGGTCGACGAGCCTTAAGACCCTGACTGTTTGATGAAAATGATGCTGGTTTTGGGAGGTTCTTCTATTGATCTTAGTCTTCAAGTGAGCTTAATTAACACTCCAgtcactctctcacagcaagcAATAACAGaacttagaagaagaaaagaacagaagagaagaaagtaagTAAGATAGATGTGGGAAGgataatggctatctcagcctgggcatctcacccacaaccATCTTAGGAGTTTGGGAGCTAGCAATTGCTGCATAAACTTCATTCATTCAATTCTGATTTGTGTACAACAACCTCTCATccaaaacttacaaaatagcaacttgttcccaaataggaaactaatctaaaaaggaaactaacacaTATTAGCAACTAGTTCCTAACTTGTAACTTAAGAAATTAATAAAGCATCTACTAGGCAATCTCTAGAAGGTAACTCTTCACTTGCAAGGCACCTTTGACCAGTCAACAAAGAAACACAAGATTCCATCTGTAGAGGAAATCACAGACCAAAAAGGAGAGTCTTCTGGCGAGCTATAAAGGCTGGATCGATGGGGCTATTTGAGGGTCTTCTAGAAGCTTAATTCTGGAAACATATATACTGTAATAAGGGGGTTTCCTATGCTGTCCAATGGCTACTGATGTGGCCAGCATAGGGGCCAAAATTAGAGAACCAACTGGCTTTGACTTCAGCCCAAGGGCTGGCTGGTTTGGGCCTTCTTTCTCTTGCGATATTGTAGTCCATAATGGGATCTACATCAGTTGGTAGTTTACTTGGGAAGATAACCATATCACTTGGGGCCTATTTGTTTGACCGATGAAAAGGGGTGGGGAAACTCGTGAGGGTGGGGCCCACATgttgtgggttgggttgacaaGGAAAAGGAATAATGGAATACGTAATTTTAGTGGGGTGGGATTCTGTGGGAAAGATAGGAAATGTAGATGGGGTGGAATTCTATGGGAAGAGAGGAAATAGGAGGAGCGAGATAGACACAAGACAACTTTTCCATGAAGTCCCACCAATTTTGGTAGAACTTTGGAAGTGAGTGGGGTGGGAAAAGTTAAGTGCCACATTGGCAGACAACAATTATACCATTAAATGACCTTGTTTGGTAAGTTTCCCACCCCACTTACCCAAACactcatatttgtggtagtttaTGAAAAACAAGTACTAGTTTCCCACCCCTTCTGACCTTTTCCACTTTTATCTGTCAAAAAACAGGGCTTTAAAGAGTCCCTTTTGGGTCATATTGCTGACCCAATTTTTCTGTGGAAGATGGCTATTGCTGAAGGAGTCCAATGGGAGTTAAAATTCCCTATTTTTGAGGGCCAGCTTATAGATTCTGTTTGGGGTCTGTAAAGAAAGCTAAACTAGAACCTGTGAAGGAGAGAAATGGGGGAGGAAGGCTTGTGCGATATATTATGTGCACCTATCGCCATCCAATCTCTTTATATTAAATATGAAACAATTAAAAATCTATTTGGCTGGTATGATACCCCTGGATACTGATCTAGAAGTTAAAGCAAATCACCAGGCTCTAAGCCTTGCCAATTAGAGGAGCCAAAGGAAAGACTTTCATTCAGCTGAGAGcgataaaaaaaagggggttttgaTGATATAAGAACTTCGTTTCCTTTCCCACCTTTAGTCCTCGCGTAAGGGCCATCCTTTGAACCTTGCCCACCTTTAGACCTCTAATCTAAGACTTAAAGACAAGAACTTCTCTCTTGTCTATGTATATGAAATTTCTGAGTTCTCTTTCCCCTCCCCACCCACTACTACAACCCACTGGCCTTGCTGTTATAGGTAACTAAATGCTCCTCTCTTTTTCAAAGAAAGTGTTCGCAATGGATAAGTCATGTTACCTCTAAGTCTAATCGAGGTCCCCTCCTCCTTGTTCCTCTCCTCAACTCCGTAGCCTCTATGGATACCTTCATATAACCTCTACAATCAACTCCCAACATGACCATTCAGGTCACCTCTAATAATATTCGATTCATCCTAACTAAAACCTTGTGGTAAATCATCCATGTGATCCCAAAACTGTTGCTTACTACTTTCATCATAACCCACTTGGGGTGCATAAGGGCAAACTATATTGACGGCCTTTTTCTCCAACACCATTTTGATGGATATAATCATCCTATCTCCTAGTCTTTTGACATccaccacatcattctttagaTCTTTGTCCACTATGATTTCCACTCCACTTCTATTATTTTGATTTCCCGAACACACAATTTAAAGTCGCCCAATGCCTTAGCTTTGGtacccttccatctagtctcttggaTGCATGCAATATTAATCTTTCTTCTCCTCATAACATCTATCCACTCTAGGCTCTTACCCGCTAGGGATCCAATGTTCCAGGATGCTAATGTAATCCTATGCTTCTAGGCTGGATTAATTCCTCTTACTTGCCCTTGCCTACTCATCTCACCGCATCTGGTCATCAACACGGCGCTTCACTTACGAGGGACGCCCTAGAAATAAATGGACGAAAAGACATGAAAACAAGAAAGAGAGATCATAGAACAAAAGGATCCATGCAAGGTGATTGGCTGATTGTAATAGAGTATATGTACAAAAAATAGAGATAAATATTGCATAAGCATGAACAAACGGATAAAAGAAATGACACCTAGAGCATAAACAAATAATCTCAACAAATAAAATATGGTGCATAATCAAGCAAAACAAAGCAGGGAATGGTAATGCAGTACATAAAAGTAGATAGCACAGTAATCCTTGCAcgtaacaaagagagagagagagctactCTATAAGAGGGAGGGGAGCAAGTAGTATACACACACAGACAATATGCAGTACATAGAAGTAGATAGCTCAATAATTCATGCACGGAACAAAGAGAAAGTTAGCTAGAGGGAGGGGGAGCAAGTAGTATACACACACCCAGACAATGTGCATTACATAGAAGTAGATAGTGTAGTAATCCATGCACGTAACAAAGAGAAAGTTAGCTACTCTGTAAGAGGGGGGGGGAGCAAGTAGTATACACACACCTAGACAATCTGCAGTACATAGAAGTAGATAGCGCAATAATCCATGCACGTAACAAAGAGAAAGTTAGCTACTCTATAAGAGGGAGGGGGAGCAAGTAGTATACACTCACCCAGACAATGTGCAGTACATAGAAGTAGATAGAGCAGTAATCCATGCACGTAACAAAGAAAGAGTTAGCTATTCCGTAAGAGGGAGGGGGAGCAAGTAGTTTACACACACCCAGACAATATGCAGTCAAGCAAAGCAGTCACCGATGTCAAACAAAGATATAGAGAATGTTACTATGGTAAATAGGTGGTAGGGGGTCACAAAGCTACTAGATAATGTTTTAAGCACAGTCCCTTACTGCCCTGAGGACTCCTACCCCTGTCAGAACCAGGGAGTCCAGCGTATCTCAAAGATAACGGCTTCGGGTGGAGTGGTTGAGGCAAGTCCTTAGACTTCTGAAACTGGAGCCGACCAGCGAAAACCGGGTGAGTTTAGGTAGCTTGTATCTAGGTGTGTGGTACCGAAGGGGATGGGGATATGTTGGGGGGTCAGTGCTGGGGGTATAGCCATGTGGGTACTGATTAGGGGTCTGTTTGGTAGAAGAGGGAcctggttagggttttggtgatGGGGTTATCGATAAGACGAGGCGGCAATCTTGGGGTTGTGGAGACAAGAGTATCGGGAGTGGGAAGGGGCCTAGTGTCACACCGTATCCAGTCAACCTGGACATCTCATCGTATTAAGTCAGCCTGTTTCTTCAGGATCTAGACTAGGGcagatcataacaccacaatTACACTACGAAAGATCAGAGTTTATATACATATGCACAGTCCAGCAAAAAAATATCTTACATAAGCTATAGTGCCAActaagtgataagatatatttacaattattCAGATGAGAGTTACATAATATataccttacaaaaagagaatattcaTAGTTTACAGTATCTCAGTAGTAGACTATATACATCAGAGTATGCATCAACAggaatatatacataaaaagatATAGGAATAGTCCATCCTACTCCTCAGAAGAACTAGCCTCCATAGGCACAGTCGTCACATTCACAGGCGGGTTCGTGATCGAGTTCATCTTCTAGAATATGGGCCATGTGATCCATGGCCATTGTCTCATAATCAATGCCAGGAGTAAGTAGAATACCGCCTTCGTCATCTATAGGATCAAAGGAAAGGGGTGAGCACtggtaatgctcagtgaggggtgggggagaacaagcacacacatccatatgcaatgcatgctccacacatagagaatgatgctcatgagtccatttaattaactatacaaaattcataatccattactaggtctcatcacctatgggtataagtgctaccaacgtaggtggcataccctaccctgtacgttgggccttAGATATACAAGCTATGCCGTAGGCAGGAGCCAGCCAATGCATGTACGGGTCCCGGGCCACATCGGCTAACCCTAAAAGGTAACCCCATATCATAAATATATTCACAAAcatacagtacgtcgtatcctGTCTCACATCCATAACTGATACCACACATCTCATCAcaagtgcactgctgatcaggcagcCATATAATTCGGGATTAGTCcttacctaaccccctacggacaagggatgtagcacttggggttgtgatacctaaccCAGCATTCTAAATGATGCTTATCCAATCATTGAAATCACACATAAAAATATGGGCACCTGCACGTGACCCATTTCACCTGTCTTACTTTTCTCATTTCCATTCCATCCCATTCCATCGTAATAGTACCATCAAAGGATAAATGTAGATAAATGCAAATACACATACACAAGCAATTTAATGCATGAACAACATTAAACAAACACACCAAAAtaatggggggttgagaagggcacccactcaccttggtattCAATTTTTGCAAGTTCACTTCTTGGATTCAAGAAAATTGCCACACTGTCACTTATGTTCCCTATTCAAAagatatttaaatcattaggtacATCACAAATTCCTACATTTTATCCACTTGCTTTAAGTATAGTATTCCCATACCCAACCTATAGAGGTCTTTGTCTGTTCCTTCCTATATACATATTGATTCCTTGATTTCTTAAACCTTTTCTATAGTAGAATTAGATATAGAGAATCACTAATAGATCCTCATTGGATGAAGGGGTTTCATCCATACTTACAATCCTTGAGATCATATGAAATTCCAAACATTGGACCCTACAGTCATGGGTTATGtttctcattaattcttatatatatacaaattcaAACTTATGTCCAAAGGTCTAGTAACCTGTTACACAGCCAATCTGGCTTCGGGAACCCTAATCGGTGGGTtatctgggtcaaaactggttgGTCGGTCGGGACCTGTCGGTTCCTCCTTTTATTCTACAGAATCTTATTCTGCCTTTTCCATACTCTGTACTATGGTTGTTGTAGTGCCCGAATTGCATCAATTTTTCATTCTGAATTTCCAATACTTATCTTAGGTCAGTAAGGAAAAGATTAAATGCCAAGttgacccaattttgggtttcaatttattacaCCCAAAACTGATATAGTCCAATTCTGCAGGAATAGTTTAGGAATTTAAAGAGATCTGCAAAATTAGAGTATTTCTCATGCCTTGGCCATCAATTTGAGATGAACATTTATAAGGACTAACCTAACCTAATTAATTCAGCTCCTATTGCATAATTTCAGCTTGAATAAAATTATGTTCCTAGGGTTTTGGCAGAATTTCTGCCAAATAAACCCTATTCCAGCCCTTTTTGCATAATCCCTACTGAAAAAGAAGTAGTCATATGTTCTAGGGTTTAGCAGGGATAGGGTTTTTTCCCCAGTTGGATCCCCAATAGCCCATAGAAATTAGGGCTTTCTTTACTGGGCAGCTATTCTACTCACAGGGATTCCCTGGCAGTAAACAATTGGGTAAAACCCTAACCTTAGCTGCCCAATCTACATGAAATTACCTAATTAACCCTGCTGCAGTATTAAGTTCACTTACCTGGGTGCAGAGTTGATCTAGGAGCAACCCGAGGTGAGTGAGTTCCCTcctcacttctctttcttcctcttcttccttctctttccttcttcttcttctcttttctttatttttctccttaCTGTTACAGCAGCCACGATTTTTAtgaaatctcagcccattaTCCCTTATATATATAAGGCAGCcccaagggtctgtttggctgccCTCTTAAGTTAATAGCTAAGGCCTATTTGGttgccttcttttatttccatataaattacatacatactatatatatatatatatatatatgtgtgtatgtgtgtgtgtgtaaccTAATAGTTTATAAATTCATCTCctcctatttatttattagtataAAAGTATGCATTTCATACCTCATGTAAGTCTCTTCctataggggtataatgggaatttTGTATAGCAGAAGTGGGCTCCACAgtgcaaaaacccaaaaattacattctaCTAGGCAAAATTGGCTGGCCGGTTTTGGACCTACTAGTttgggtgcgatcataccagcatTAATGCACCAAATCCTATAAAACTCCGTAGTTAAGCATGGTTGGGAAAGAGTAGTAttaggatgggtgaccccctgggaagtcctcatgtttcacctttttcttttttcctactatacttagtcttttaattaaaCTTACCTCTTTGTCCACACCTTCTGATCTCCAATGATGTTAGTAAGCTGAACAGGAGCAGGTGGGGGTGGTAGATATCCGAGGGGAGATCGGGAGGGAGAGAGCAAGCTAGGGAGGAGCTGAGGGTTTGGGAGAGGAGAGTGAGAATCAGGGGTTAATGGTGGCGTCAATAAATATTTACCACTCTGATTTATCTGAATTCTGAACTCAATTGCCCCAAGTTTATCCTGGTTTTGGAAAGTTATATATGATTTGATGACATAATTTTGCTTCAACTTTGAAGGCTCTTCAAGATGTGCGAGTAGGTAACCGTGAGCTGCTGGATGACGTTTTATACACTCTAAAGCATTTAAACCTGAAGATGTGGGTATCAGGTTGTGAACTTTGGGAGCTAGCTCCATTCTTGTGCTTCTCGCCTAATTTGGAGACTTTATCTATAGACCTTGTTGAGCCGGTGTGTACCAAATATCCATTCTGAATTTGTACGATGTATCTTGCATCCCAGGATCAgttgttgtttttttaaattttgtctTGATTctatgatttcttttttttttttttgtttctctgcAGGAAGAAGGGGATGTTTCATACATGTTAGATAAATCAGTTCTCAAAGCAAATGAAACCTGGGACGAACTGACAATGCCTTTAGAATTTTTACTTCATCTGAAAAAGGTTGAGATCAAGGGCTTTGAAGGGAGAGGCAATGAAATAGATTTTGTAGTCTTTTTGCTTGAGAATGCAGAAGTTTTGGAGAAGATGGTTATTTCTAATGCTGATTTAACAGCAAGATATGAGAAGTACAAGAACAAAGGCAACAAGAAAACACTGAAACAGTTACAGAAGGCACAAAAGAAGTCAAGTAgatactttttctttcttcgaAAAGCATCACCTTGTGCTGAAATAGTACTCTCATGGGACTGAAATATTTGCATAGATGTCATTTTTGGTCCCAATTTGCCTAGTCCTTGAATCTTCCTTCGAATtgctattttccttttcttttttcctccaaAATTTGCCATTCACAGTGCAGCAACTAGGGATTCCTTTGATGCTTTTCCAGAAGTTTCTATCTCCTGCAAGGAGATGCTGAAAGGGATTGGAGTAGGCAATATGGCATATCATACAAGTGCCCATATGTGTGTATTTTTTTCCCTAGTGCAGAACATAAATCAGATATATGATTTTCGACTTTACTACCTTATTTAGAATTGAGTATTAGGGGCAGACTTATCAGTCAATGTCATTTGATATTGCGTTTGTGAAAGTGATGTTAATATTGAATTAAGATCCACTAATCATATCATGGATTGaatatcttttttcttccttgtgATGTATTTCATGGATCAATTATTCTACTGTAGAGGAAACTTGAGAAGATGGTTCAGACAAAAAGATTGTTCAATTTGTGAGGCAGTTTTTTTCCACCTGGTTTCCTGCTTCAGAAAGTTATTGTTCTCTAAATTAAATGCTTCTATCCTGGTTTaccttggtttttatttttcaagctGTGAATTTACAAGATCTGTAAGGGAAAAAGATCTCTACCTGATCATGTGTCCCTACGCCCAGCCACAAGAGGTGGGGAAATAACTATCCTGCCCCTTTGTTGGAGGCCTGTGCTTCTCCTCTGGTTGGTACACACAGTGCAGTGGCCCTGTGATTATGTAGCAATCCCAATCCTTACTATATTTAAAGTTTGGgcaaaaaatataacaaaaagaCATAAATATGCCAAAAGCTGTTAAACCAAGGATTTAGCTACTGATATTGATTTGAATCAGATCAAACCGGTGTGGATTAGTCACTTTTGCCCTTTTCAAGAAAAAAGTACCGATCCACTTTTACCCTTACTTtttttaaaaatgcattttctttatggttttacccttgaaatgataTTGTAACCGATCCAGATTGGTTAGGAATTCGTATTGGTATTAGTATTGGTCGATACTAATATGATACAGTTGATACAATCattccgataccaatacttagaatcATGGTTGAAACTGAATGGTTTGGTTAAATTTTGACAGTTTTTAGTACTAGGTGAATCTCTGGGAAAATCAAATCGAAGTAACGGTTACTGTTGTGGTCAGACTTGGTTTGATTATTTGATATGGTCTAGTGTTTTTTGCCCCAAGTATGCTGCAATATAATGCTTTCTCGAGAACAGGAAGATTAGATTGCCCTTAGACTTCTAATAGACACTTaattgctattgtcttctaacACTTTAAATTGTCcttattttattcttaaaatttatttaagttAAAGATATAAAAAGGttcttaaaaataatttaaaagtaaccTATAATTTAGTCAATCTTTCTAACATTAACCCCTCCCATCATAACATTGGTGtattatctcttttttcttaatttaaattttctct is a window from the Macadamia integrifolia cultivar HAES 741 chromosome 5, SCU_Mint_v3, whole genome shotgun sequence genome containing:
- the LOC122079602 gene encoding FBD-associated F-box protein At1g66310-like, giving the protein MLETRSRGRNNMEDDSGTEKTKIRRTSEDVDLISDLPDSVLCQILDFLPTTIDAMRSSFVSKRWESLWTSIPVIILDERHFVENVCEVTLQEQKNFADFVERFITFHGDMKLSELWLRFDIRRYLKFSSRAETWVRTVMTTDARTIDLNFTGNTLALADMEQDMYTLTPCRFPSRSLKVLRIKYCKLRLLQNTSFISLQTVTLAAVKLSDSTVNALISCSPCLEELILQCCFVPDSFLLEAPESHLKCIVVDNCFTRGKKFIEHFSIDIPSLQSFKYEGIIKDVSVKDSRNLIDAEIEENFKYCGFPNHEYNMICELFKGLRHVHSLTLSSWLYIEALQDVRVGNRELLDDVLYTLKHLNLKMWVSGCELWELAPFLCFSPNLETLSIDLVEPEEGDVSYMLDKSVLKANETWDELTMPLEFLLHLKKVEIKGFEGRGNEIDFVVFLLENAEVLEKMVISNADLTARYEKYKNKGNKKTLKQLQKAQKKSSRYFFFLRKASPCAEIVLSWD